One Microbacterium marinum genomic window carries:
- a CDS encoding ABC-F family ATP-binding cassette domain-containing protein: MAHLLGAEALHLEYPTKVVFDGVSLGVDEGDRIGIVGRNGDGKSSLMAMLAGRRDPDSGRVTVRGGVTIGVLEQSDVLPDDLTVGGAVVGDTPEHEWAGDAKVRDVIAGLVGDLDWDAAVGTLSGGQRRRVALARLLAGDWDVLALDEPTNHLDVEGIAWLAEHLKRRWSAASGALMVVTHDRWFLDEVCTKTWEVHDRIVEPFEGGYAAYILQRVERDRQAAAIEARRQNLARKELAWLRRGAPARTSKPKFRIDAANELIADVPEIRDRVSLQSLAVARLGKDVVDLLDAGVSYDGREVLRDVEWRIAPGERTGILGVNGAGKSTLLGLVAGTVEPTSGRVKRGKTVKVATLTQRMDELDPHLEEPVRVVISRLRTTYSFGAGSKAQELTPGQLLERMGFSSAQLSTPVKDLSGGQQRRLQLLLILLDQPNVLILDEPTNDLDTDMLAAIEDLLDSWAGTLIVVSHDRYFMERVTDQQYAVHGGTLRHLPGGIEEYLRLPRLAAAASRAERDATPAAPAAPALTGADRRNAEKELTALERRIEKLTAQIDASKTALADHDQSDYVGLGEKMQAIGALEAEVAAAEERWFELGEQLA, from the coding sequence ATGGCACATCTTCTCGGGGCTGAGGCCCTGCACCTGGAATACCCGACCAAAGTCGTCTTCGACGGCGTCTCGCTCGGTGTCGACGAGGGCGACCGCATCGGCATCGTCGGCCGCAACGGCGACGGAAAGTCGAGCCTCATGGCGATGCTCGCCGGGCGCCGGGATCCGGACTCGGGACGCGTCACCGTCCGCGGCGGGGTGACCATCGGGGTCCTCGAGCAGAGCGACGTGCTGCCCGACGACCTCACCGTCGGCGGCGCGGTCGTGGGCGACACTCCGGAACACGAGTGGGCCGGCGACGCGAAGGTGCGCGATGTCATCGCGGGTCTCGTCGGCGATCTCGACTGGGATGCCGCGGTCGGCACCCTCTCGGGCGGTCAGCGCCGCCGCGTCGCCCTCGCGCGGCTGCTCGCGGGGGACTGGGACGTGCTCGCGCTCGACGAGCCCACCAACCATCTCGACGTGGAGGGCATCGCCTGGCTCGCCGAGCATCTGAAGCGGCGGTGGTCGGCGGCATCCGGAGCCCTCATGGTCGTCACGCACGACCGCTGGTTCCTTGATGAGGTGTGCACGAAGACGTGGGAGGTGCACGACCGGATCGTCGAGCCCTTCGAGGGTGGCTACGCCGCGTACATCCTGCAGCGCGTCGAACGTGATCGGCAAGCCGCAGCGATCGAGGCGCGCCGGCAGAACCTCGCCCGCAAGGAGCTCGCCTGGCTCCGCCGCGGCGCGCCGGCGCGCACCAGCAAGCCGAAGTTCCGCATCGACGCCGCGAACGAGCTCATCGCCGACGTCCCCGAGATCCGCGACCGCGTGTCGCTTCAGTCGCTCGCCGTCGCCCGGCTCGGGAAGGACGTCGTCGACCTGCTCGACGCCGGCGTCTCGTACGACGGCCGGGAGGTCCTCCGCGACGTCGAGTGGCGCATCGCGCCCGGTGAGCGCACCGGGATCCTGGGCGTGAACGGCGCCGGGAAGTCGACGCTCCTCGGCCTCGTCGCCGGAACCGTCGAGCCGACGAGCGGGCGTGTGAAGCGCGGCAAGACCGTGAAGGTCGCGACCCTCACCCAGCGGATGGACGAGCTCGACCCGCACCTCGAGGAGCCGGTCCGCGTCGTGATCTCGCGGCTGCGGACGACCTACTCGTTCGGCGCCGGATCCAAGGCTCAGGAGCTCACGCCCGGGCAGCTGCTCGAGCGGATGGGCTTCTCGTCGGCGCAGCTGTCGACGCCCGTGAAAGACCTCTCGGGCGGACAGCAGCGCCGTCTGCAGCTGCTCCTCATCCTGCTCGACCAGCCGAACGTGCTGATCCTCGACGAACCCACCAACGACCTCGACACCGACATGCTCGCCGCGATCGAAGACCTCCTCGACTCGTGGGCGGGAACGCTCATCGTCGTCTCGCACGACCGCTACTTCATGGAGCGCGTCACCGATCAGCAATACGCCGTCCACGGCGGCACGCTCCGCCACCTGCCCGGCGGCATCGAGGAGTACCTCCGGCTGCCGCGCCTCGCCGCCGCAGCGTCACGCGCCGAGCGCGACGCCACGCCCGCCGCGCCGGCCGCCCCCGCGCTCACCGGCGCGGACCGCCGGAACGCCGAGAAGGAGCTCACCGCGCTGGAGCGGCGCATCGAGAAGCTCACCGCGCAGATCGACGCGTCGAAGACGGCGCTCGCCGACCACGACCAGTCCGACTACGTCGGCCTGGGGGAGAAGATGCAGGCGATCGGCGCTCTCGAAGCCGAGGTCGCCGCCGCCGAGGAGCGATGGTTCGAGCTCGGCGAGCAGCTCGCCTGA
- a CDS encoding pseudouridine synthase: MGRTPLRSPLPVRDGVGATRLKVPRTGPWPTIADYVVERFGHVDPDGLRARFDRGEIVTIDGSPVRVDTPLGAAEFVWYYRELGVEKVIPFDVEIVHQDADLVVVDKPHFLPTTPGGGYVQNSALVRLRIALENPNLTPIHRLDRVTAGLVMFSVRPETRGAYQSMFADRTVEKVYEAVSALPVTGLPELPRVVRSRLSSEKGRLRVAEEVEGEPNAETAIELIRTGESRGTDAGLPVVHTLLRPRTGRMHQLRAHLAGLGLGILNDRFYPVLEDESPDDFDRPLQLLARELRFTDPLTGAPRAFRTARALQEAPR; this comes from the coding sequence GTGGGACGCACTCCGCTCCGGTCACCGTTGCCCGTACGCGACGGCGTCGGAGCGACCCGCCTGAAAGTCCCCCGCACGGGGCCGTGGCCGACCATCGCCGACTACGTGGTCGAGAGATTCGGTCACGTCGACCCCGACGGCCTCCGCGCCCGCTTCGACCGGGGCGAGATCGTCACGATCGACGGCTCCCCGGTGCGGGTCGACACTCCCCTCGGCGCGGCCGAGTTCGTCTGGTACTACCGGGAGCTGGGGGTTGAGAAGGTCATCCCGTTCGACGTCGAGATCGTCCATCAGGATGCCGACCTCGTCGTCGTCGACAAACCGCATTTCTTGCCGACCACCCCCGGCGGCGGATACGTGCAGAACTCGGCGCTCGTGCGGCTGCGCATCGCGCTCGAAAACCCCAACCTCACCCCGATCCACCGACTCGACCGCGTGACCGCCGGGCTCGTCATGTTCTCGGTCCGTCCCGAGACCCGCGGCGCCTACCAGTCGATGTTCGCGGACCGGACGGTCGAGAAGGTCTACGAAGCAGTCTCCGCGCTCCCGGTGACGGGGCTCCCGGAGCTGCCGCGCGTCGTGCGGAGCCGCCTCAGCAGCGAGAAGGGCCGGCTGCGCGTGGCCGAGGAGGTCGAGGGCGAGCCGAACGCCGAGACCGCCATCGAGCTGATCCGCACCGGAGAGAGCCGCGGCACGGATGCCGGGCTCCCGGTCGTCCACACCCTCCTGCGCCCGCGGACCGGCCGGATGCACCAGCTCCGCGCACACCTGGCCGGTCTCGGACTCGGCATCCTGAACGACCGGTTCTACCCCGTGCTCGAGGACGAGTCACCCGACGACTTCGACCGGCCGCTCCAGCTCCTCGCGCGCGAGCTGCGCTTCACCGACCCGCTGACGGGCGCGCCCCGCGCGTTCCGCACCGCGCGGGCGCTGCAGGAGGCGCCGCGCTGA
- a CDS encoding MarR family winged helix-turn-helix transcriptional regulator has product MASEHDEVDRIVGAWVTQRPDLDFSPLEVLSRVDRLSRHLDRARREAFSRSELEPWEWDVLSALRRAGEPYTLSPKQLLQQTLVSSGTMTNRIDRLVGRRLVVRAADPGDGRGVLVTLTEDGRIRVDAAITRLVDAEAQLLSVLSRADRERLAGLLRKLSLGFGV; this is encoded by the coding sequence ATGGCTTCCGAACACGACGAGGTCGACCGGATCGTCGGTGCGTGGGTCACGCAGCGACCCGATCTCGACTTCTCGCCCCTCGAGGTGCTCTCGCGTGTCGACCGACTCTCGCGGCACCTCGACCGGGCGCGCCGCGAAGCGTTCAGCCGCAGCGAACTGGAGCCCTGGGAATGGGACGTGCTCTCCGCACTGCGGCGAGCCGGCGAGCCCTACACGCTCAGCCCGAAGCAGCTGCTGCAGCAGACGCTCGTGTCGAGCGGCACGATGACCAACCGGATCGATCGCCTCGTGGGGCGCCGACTCGTCGTGCGCGCCGCCGACCCCGGCGATGGCCGCGGCGTGCTCGTGACGCTGACCGAGGACGGTCGCATCCGAGTGGATGCCGCGATCACGCGCCTCGTCGATGCCGAAGCGCAGCTGCTCTCCGTCCTCTCCCGCGCAGACAGGGAGCGCCTCGCGGGACTGCTGCGCAAGCTCAGCCTCGGCTTCGGCGTCTGA
- a CDS encoding glycosyl hydrolase 53 family protein → MRASRTQRLTAASTALAVGLLGALAATAPAAADDGPVEAGIVVPKVEGLPADFINGVDVSSVLALEDSGVVFRDDEGRPADLFEVLADHDVTDVRVRVWNDPFDADGNGYGGGDVDVERAVEIGERATAAGLRLLVDFHYSDFWADPAKQHAPKAWEQLSVDEKALETREYTTAALEQFEAAGVDVRMVQVGNETNNAVAGVSGWPGMAKIFAAGSAAVRDVYPDALVAVHFTNPESAGRYAGYAAELERRGVDYDVFASSYYPYWHGTTTNLTSVLRQVADTYDKQVMVAETSWAHTLDDADGHGNVIDLASEATQYPVSVQGQATAVRDVIEAVVDVGDAGIGVFYWEPAWLPVGPPDQLEQNKALWERDGSGWASSFAAEYDPDDAGQYYGGSAWDNQALFAADGTPLESLNVFSYARTGAVAPLAVVDVADPTVTLTDGDAIALPETVTVTYNDGSTAEEAVTWSDDIDWIGGPGTYRVAGTTASGETSTATVVIRPVNALRNPGFEDADVSMWTRTGTGLTLRATDDPHSGSRSAHFYSGSAYTFQLTQTVTGLAAGRYTASGALQGDGAESDGTVRLGLTSAGQTASAPFALDGWRNWSSPTTDAITVAEGASATLTVTATLPAGAWGTLDDLVLTRAADAVDTGDLEALVARAEGIGRTVVTAASLAPLDDAVRIAGLVLASAAPTSARVDAAEAKLLAALDGLVLSGPEPAPVVLPVEVTVEEGDAVALPSRASVRTWNGAVREREATWSDAASWISGPGTYRVSGRVGGIATTATVTVTAASSVRNGGFESADISMWEVSGAGATIQATTDAASGSRAVAFWSGSDYRFTVSQRITGVTPGTYAVSAVAQGDGEGSGSVRVTAQTSAGAQSAPIALDGWQQFRTGTTPVVTVGTDGILTVGVAADLPAEAWGTVDSIRVVRAGEKTDTAALREGVTALAAVDGAAYTTWSFARVSAALEKARIVLAADWPTAAQVAKARDLIADAKAALVRTDADTAGAVPGKGALSNDNGWDTGLKDGAYTVTMNLWWGENASSVRLYENGRLLKVVPVEYRGQRAQAVSVPVSGRTDGTYRYTAVLANTKGETTTAAMDVVVDAAKPGTPVLSHDNHDGDGTYTVTTNMWWGTNATSYRVLQDGAVVAEGSLTARTPGAQQVTYRASGMARGGHTYLVEFVNDAGVTAGKPITVTVLR, encoded by the coding sequence ATGCGAGCATCGAGAACGCAGCGGCTGACGGCCGCGTCGACAGCGCTGGCGGTGGGGCTGCTCGGCGCCCTCGCGGCCACGGCCCCCGCCGCGGCGGACGACGGACCGGTGGAGGCGGGGATCGTCGTCCCGAAGGTCGAGGGGCTGCCCGCCGACTTCATCAACGGTGTCGACGTCTCGTCAGTGCTCGCGCTGGAGGATTCCGGTGTGGTGTTCCGCGACGACGAGGGCCGGCCGGCCGACCTGTTCGAGGTGCTCGCCGACCACGACGTGACCGACGTCCGCGTCCGCGTCTGGAACGACCCGTTCGATGCCGACGGCAACGGATACGGCGGCGGCGACGTCGACGTCGAACGCGCCGTCGAGATCGGGGAGCGGGCCACCGCCGCAGGCCTGCGCCTGCTCGTCGACTTCCACTACTCGGACTTCTGGGCCGACCCCGCCAAGCAGCATGCGCCCAAGGCATGGGAGCAGCTGAGCGTCGATGAGAAGGCGCTCGAGACGCGGGAGTACACGACCGCCGCCCTCGAGCAGTTCGAGGCGGCCGGCGTCGACGTTCGCATGGTTCAGGTCGGCAACGAGACGAACAACGCCGTGGCGGGCGTCTCGGGCTGGCCCGGCATGGCGAAGATCTTCGCCGCCGGATCGGCCGCCGTCCGCGACGTGTACCCCGACGCGCTCGTCGCCGTGCACTTCACCAACCCCGAGAGCGCCGGCCGCTACGCCGGATACGCCGCCGAGCTCGAGCGCCGCGGTGTCGACTACGACGTCTTCGCCTCCTCGTACTACCCGTACTGGCACGGCACCACGACCAACCTGACCTCGGTGCTCCGGCAGGTGGCGGACACCTACGACAAGCAGGTCATGGTCGCCGAGACGTCGTGGGCGCACACGCTCGACGACGCCGACGGTCACGGCAACGTCATCGATCTCGCGTCCGAGGCCACGCAGTATCCGGTGTCGGTGCAAGGGCAGGCGACCGCCGTGCGCGACGTGATCGAGGCGGTCGTCGACGTGGGGGATGCCGGTATCGGTGTCTTCTACTGGGAGCCCGCCTGGTTGCCGGTCGGCCCGCCCGATCAGCTCGAGCAGAACAAGGCGCTCTGGGAGCGTGACGGCTCGGGGTGGGCGTCGAGCTTCGCCGCGGAGTACGACCCGGACGATGCGGGCCAGTACTACGGCGGCTCCGCGTGGGACAACCAGGCGCTCTTCGCGGCGGACGGCACACCGCTCGAGTCGCTGAACGTGTTCTCGTATGCGCGCACCGGCGCAGTCGCGCCGCTCGCCGTCGTCGACGTGGCCGACCCGACCGTGACGCTGACCGACGGCGATGCGATCGCGCTCCCGGAGACGGTCACCGTCACCTACAACGACGGCTCGACCGCCGAGGAGGCGGTCACCTGGTCGGACGACATCGACTGGATCGGCGGACCCGGCACCTACCGGGTGGCCGGCACGACGGCATCGGGCGAGACCTCCACCGCGACGGTCGTCATCCGGCCCGTGAACGCCCTGCGCAACCCCGGGTTCGAGGATGCCGACGTGTCGATGTGGACTCGCACCGGCACCGGTCTCACCCTGCGGGCGACCGACGACCCGCACTCCGGGTCGCGCTCGGCGCACTTCTACTCGGGCTCCGCCTACACCTTCCAGCTCACGCAGACCGTCACCGGCCTCGCCGCGGGCCGGTACACCGCCTCGGGTGCGCTGCAGGGCGACGGCGCCGAGTCGGACGGCACCGTCCGGCTCGGCCTCACCTCCGCCGGTCAGACGGCCTCGGCGCCGTTCGCCCTCGATGGATGGCGCAACTGGTCGTCCCCGACGACCGACGCGATCACGGTCGCCGAGGGCGCGTCCGCGACGCTCACCGTCACGGCGACGCTCCCCGCGGGTGCCTGGGGCACGCTCGACGACCTCGTCCTGACCCGGGCGGCGGATGCCGTCGACACGGGCGACCTCGAAGCGCTCGTGGCGCGGGCCGAAGGCATTGGTCGGACCGTCGTGACCGCGGCATCCCTCGCACCGCTCGACGACGCGGTCCGGATCGCCGGGCTCGTCCTCGCCTCGGCGGCGCCGACGTCGGCCCGCGTGGATGCCGCGGAGGCGAAGCTGCTGGCCGCCCTCGACGGCCTGGTGCTCAGCGGGCCGGAACCGGCGCCCGTCGTCCTGCCGGTTGAGGTCACGGTCGAGGAGGGCGACGCCGTGGCGCTGCCGTCTCGCGCGTCGGTGCGCACCTGGAACGGCGCGGTGCGCGAGCGCGAGGCGACCTGGTCCGACGCGGCGTCGTGGATCTCGGGACCCGGCACCTATCGCGTGAGCGGCCGCGTCGGCGGCATCGCGACGACGGCGACCGTCACCGTGACGGCGGCCTCGTCGGTGCGGAACGGCGGCTTCGAGTCCGCCGACATCTCGATGTGGGAGGTCTCCGGAGCGGGTGCGACGATCCAGGCGACGACGGATGCCGCGTCCGGTTCTCGCGCGGTCGCGTTCTGGTCCGGGTCGGACTACCGGTTCACCGTCTCGCAGCGCATCACCGGTGTGACCCCGGGGACGTATGCGGTCTCGGCCGTCGCGCAGGGCGACGGCGAGGGGAGCGGCTCCGTCCGGGTGACGGCGCAGACGTCGGCGGGGGCGCAGAGCGCCCCGATCGCACTCGACGGCTGGCAGCAGTTCCGCACCGGCACGACGCCTGTCGTGACCGTGGGCACCGACGGCATCCTGACCGTCGGGGTCGCCGCCGACCTGCCCGCCGAAGCGTGGGGGACGGTCGACTCGATCCGCGTCGTCCGCGCCGGAGAGAAGACCGACACCGCCGCGCTGCGGGAGGGCGTGACCGCGCTCGCCGCCGTGGACGGCGCGGCGTACACGACGTGGTCGTTCGCCCGGGTCAGCGCCGCGCTCGAGAAGGCGCGCATCGTTCTCGCGGCCGACTGGCCGACGGCCGCCCAGGTCGCGAAGGCGCGTGACCTGATCGCCGACGCGAAGGCCGCCCTGGTCCGCACCGACGCCGACACCGCGGGGGCGGTGCCCGGCAAGGGTGCACTGTCGAACGACAACGGCTGGGACACCGGTCTGAAGGACGGCGCCTACACAGTGACGATGAACCTGTGGTGGGGCGAGAACGCCTCGTCGGTACGGCTCTACGAGAACGGTCGCCTCCTGAAGGTCGTGCCAGTCGAGTACCGCGGCCAGCGTGCGCAGGCGGTGAGCGTGCCGGTCTCGGGACGCACGGACGGCACCTATCGCTACACCGCGGTCCTCGCCAACACGAAGGGCGAGACGACCACGGCCGCGATGGACGTCGTGGTGGATGCCGCGAAACCCGGCACCCCCGTCCTCAGTCACGACAACCACGACGGCGACGGCACCTACACGGTGACGACGAACATGTGGTGGGGGACGAACGCGACGTCGTACCGCGTCCTGCAGGACGGTGCGGTCGTCGCGGAGGGGTCTCTCACCGCCCGCACGCCCGGCGCGCAACAGGTGACCTACCGGGCGTCGGGGATGGCCCGCGGCGGTCACACGTACCTCGTCGAGTTCGTCAACGACGCCGGCGTCACGGCCGGCAAGCCGATCACGGTGACCGTGCTGCGCTGA
- the glmU gene encoding bifunctional UDP-N-acetylglucosamine diphosphorylase/glucosamine-1-phosphate N-acetyltransferase GlmU has translation MSENTLDAGLAVVILAAGQGTRMKSSLPKVLHRIGGRPLVGHVLDTARDLAPAHVVVVVRHDRDLVAGAVLGVAPEVVVVDQDEIPGTGRAVELALDALPDFAGDVLVLSGDTPLADFDTLTAFVAEHRTAEAAATLMTAVVDDPTGYGRIIRESDGSVARIVEQKDATPHEAAVDEINAGMYVFAAASLRASLARVGTDNAQQEKYLTDVVGLLRTEGARVAASVARDVTVTFGVNDRVQLAEVGRLLNARTVRRWQLEGVTVLDPATTWIDVTATLSPDVTVLPNTHILRSTFIAEGATIGPDTSLVDCEVGAGATVTRTDATLAVIGADATVGPFAYLRPGTELGVKGKIGTFVETKNSTIGAGSKVPHLSYIGDTTIGRNVNLGAGAITANYDDITKHRTEIGDEVHSGSHNVFVAPVRIGDGAKTGAGAVIRKDVPAGALALNVTPQRNIEGWVETNRPGTGAAEAAARARSAQKADDGSQEAADG, from the coding sequence ATGAGCGAGAACACCCTCGACGCCGGCCTCGCCGTCGTCATCCTGGCGGCAGGGCAAGGCACGCGCATGAAGTCGTCGCTGCCGAAGGTGCTCCATCGCATCGGCGGTCGGCCCCTCGTCGGGCACGTGCTCGACACGGCGCGTGATCTCGCGCCCGCACACGTCGTCGTCGTGGTCCGACACGACCGCGATCTCGTCGCCGGCGCCGTCCTCGGCGTCGCACCCGAGGTCGTCGTCGTCGACCAGGACGAGATCCCCGGCACCGGCCGCGCGGTCGAGCTCGCTCTGGATGCGCTGCCGGACTTCGCCGGTGACGTGCTCGTCCTCAGCGGCGACACCCCGCTCGCCGACTTCGACACGCTCACCGCGTTCGTCGCCGAGCACCGCACGGCCGAGGCCGCTGCGACCCTCATGACCGCCGTCGTCGACGACCCGACCGGCTACGGACGCATCATCCGCGAGAGCGACGGCAGCGTCGCGCGCATCGTGGAGCAGAAGGATGCCACGCCGCACGAGGCCGCCGTCGACGAGATCAACGCGGGCATGTACGTGTTCGCCGCGGCATCGCTTCGCGCCTCGCTCGCCCGCGTCGGCACCGACAACGCCCAGCAGGAGAAGTACCTGACCGACGTCGTGGGACTGCTGCGCACCGAGGGCGCGCGCGTCGCGGCATCCGTCGCCCGTGACGTCACGGTCACCTTCGGCGTCAACGACCGCGTGCAGCTCGCCGAGGTCGGCCGGCTGCTCAACGCCCGCACCGTGCGGCGCTGGCAGCTCGAGGGCGTCACCGTCCTCGACCCCGCGACGACGTGGATCGACGTCACCGCGACGCTGTCGCCCGACGTCACCGTGCTCCCCAACACCCACATCCTGCGCTCGACGTTCATCGCCGAGGGCGCCACGATCGGGCCCGACACGAGCCTCGTCGACTGCGAGGTCGGCGCCGGCGCGACCGTGACCCGCACGGATGCCACACTCGCCGTCATCGGCGCGGACGCCACGGTCGGTCCGTTCGCCTACCTCCGCCCCGGCACCGAGCTGGGTGTGAAGGGCAAGATCGGCACCTTCGTCGAGACGAAGAACTCGACGATCGGCGCGGGCAGCAAGGTGCCTCACCTCTCGTACATCGGCGACACCACGATCGGCCGGAACGTGAACCTCGGTGCCGGCGCGATCACCGCGAACTACGACGACATCACCAAGCACCGCACCGAGATCGGCGACGAGGTGCACTCCGGCTCGCACAACGTCTTCGTCGCGCCGGTTAGGATCGGAGATGGCGCCAAGACAGGTGCCGGAGCGGTGATCCGCAAGGATGTGCCCGCCGGCGCTCTCGCCCTGAACGTCACCCCCCAGCGCAACATCGAGGGCTGGGTCGAGACCAACCGACCGGGAACCGGAGCTGCGGAAGCCGCCGCCCGGGCCCGGTCCGCACAGAAGGCGGACGATGGGTCGCAAGAAGCAGCAGACGGTTGA
- a CDS encoding ribose-phosphate diphosphokinase, which yields MGRKKQQTVDLDAERGIAPGLVAKTKKRLVVASGRSHEELSAEVADALGTQLVPTEHRTFASGEILTRFEVSIRGCDFFLVQSFGPPVNEWLMETLIMLDAAKRASAKRITVVAPYFPYSRQDKKGRGREPISARLVADLFKTAGADRVMSVDLHAAQIQGFFDGPVDHLFAKPVLLEHFENTLSPEDRAKLTVVSPDTGRVRVADTWSDSLGAPLAIIHKRRDPNVANQVTVNEIVGQVEGRVCLLVDDMIDTGGTIVKAAQALKANGAERVIVAATHAIFSDPAAERLQDASIDEVVVTDTVPLPPEKRFPGLTILPIAPLLARAIKEVFEDGSVTSMFDGAS from the coding sequence ATGGGTCGCAAGAAGCAGCAGACGGTTGACCTGGACGCCGAGCGCGGCATCGCGCCCGGCCTGGTCGCGAAGACCAAGAAGCGTCTCGTCGTCGCGTCGGGTCGTTCGCACGAGGAGCTCTCTGCCGAGGTGGCCGACGCGCTCGGCACGCAGCTCGTCCCCACCGAGCACCGCACCTTCGCCTCCGGCGAGATCCTGACCCGCTTCGAGGTCTCGATCCGCGGATGCGACTTCTTCCTCGTGCAGTCGTTCGGCCCCCCGGTGAACGAGTGGCTCATGGAGACCCTCATCATGCTGGATGCCGCCAAGCGCGCGTCCGCGAAGCGGATCACCGTGGTTGCGCCGTACTTCCCGTACTCGCGGCAGGACAAGAAGGGCCGCGGCCGCGAGCCGATCAGTGCCCGCCTCGTCGCCGACCTGTTCAAGACCGCCGGCGCGGACCGCGTGATGAGCGTCGACCTGCACGCGGCGCAGATCCAGGGCTTCTTCGACGGCCCCGTCGACCACCTGTTCGCCAAGCCGGTCCTGCTCGAGCACTTCGAGAACACCCTTTCGCCCGAGGACCGCGCGAAGCTCACGGTCGTGTCTCCCGATACCGGCCGCGTCCGCGTTGCCGACACCTGGTCGGACAGCCTTGGCGCCCCGCTCGCGATCATCCACAAGCGGCGCGACCCGAACGTGGCGAACCAGGTCACCGTCAATGAGATCGTCGGCCAGGTTGAGGGGCGTGTGTGCCTCCTCGTCGACGACATGATCGACACCGGCGGCACGATCGTGAAGGCCGCCCAGGCGCTGAAGGCCAATGGCGCCGAGCGCGTGATCGTCGCCGCTACGCACGCGATTTTCAGTGACCCGGCGGCCGAGCGGCTGCAGGACGCGTCCATCGACGAGGTCGTCGTCACCGACACGGTGCCGCTGCCTCCCGAGAAGCGCTTCCCCGGGCTCACGATCCTCCCCATCGCCCCGCTGCTCGCGCGGGCGATCAAGGAGGTCTTCGAGGACGGCTCGGTGACCAGCATGTTCGACGGCGCCTCCTGA